A genomic segment from Neodiprion lecontei isolate iyNeoLeco1 chromosome 1, iyNeoLeco1.1, whole genome shotgun sequence encodes:
- the LOC107224894 gene encoding F-box/WD repeat-containing protein 9 isoform X1, whose protein sequence is MCDTEVSPQNTTSSLSLLDLPVEILLHICSFLDAATLVHSLSLVCKEFNLILNDDSMWKARINQIWPHCGYPILPSDDDNGLFWKLSCSAIERQNLLWGKEQGETMEKLSLHNIHYSTIDSIILLNKGNVCVSGARDRSLVYSVLPNKGCENPISKTTNNAHDGWIWDLTALDDNIYSCSWDRTIKSWKLSDTGLIPLNIYEMKVTAPLLCVTSSLHLGLFACGSYCKTVLVYDPRSRSQVATYQPHQRAIVRLAMNSNYILTASEDKTLSIWDHRSRKTVKTIKISNENFPMSISMQKSTVYAGDNGGKLHVLDSSKDLELVKSYETGHTKAITGVYQTPGCLITTSLDKSVRISSPTNPPKLLTSLNSTYGEIASMDYLNEVLAISGTDGIQIWRPKSRV, encoded by the exons ATGTGTGATACCGAAGTCTCTCCCCAAAACACAACATCGTCTTTGTCATTGCTTGACTTACCAGTCGAG ATACTGCTCCACATTTGCTCTTTTTTGGATGCGGCGACATTGGTTCACAGCCTCAGTCTAGTTTGCAAAGAATTCAACCTGATTCTGAACGATGATTCCATGTGGAAAGCACGAATCAATCAGATTTGGCCACACTGTGGTTATCCTATCCTGCCTTCCG ATGATGACAATGGACTGTTTTGGAAGCTTTCCTGCAGTGCGATTGAGCGACAAAATTTGCTGTGGGGTAAAGAGCAGGGAGAAACAATGGAGAAATTATCACTGCataatattcattattcaacCATAGATAGTATCATACTCTTAAAT aaAGGAAATGTCTGTGTCTCTGGAGCAAGAGACCGGTCCCTCGTGTATTCAGTCTTGCCAAACAAAGGATGTGAGAATCCCATATCAAAGACCACGAACAATGCCCACGATGGATGGATTTGGGATTTGACTGCCCTAGACGATAACATCTATAGCTGTAGCTGGGATCGAACCATCAAATCTTGGAAACTCTCGGATACTGGGCTTATTCCGCTGAACATTTATGAGAT GAAGGTTACTGCACCCCTGTTGTGTGTGACGTCATCCCTACATTTGGGTTTGTTCGCATGTGGATCATACTGTAAAACAGTTTTGGTATACGATCCACGATCCCGGTCACAAGTAGCCACATACCAACCGCATCAGCGAGCCATTGTCAGACTAGCCATGAATTCTAATTATATTCTCACCGCTAGCGAGGACAAAACACTATCTATTTGGGATCATAGGAGCAGAAAAACAGTGAAAACTATCAAA ATATCCAACGAGAATTTTCCCATGAGTATTTCAATGCAGAAGAGTACTGTTTATGCAGGAGATAATGGAGGGAAATTGCACGTTCTTGATTCGAGCAAAGATTTAGAACTGGTAAAAAGCTACGAGACTGGACACACAAAGGCCATTACTGGAGTGTATCAGACTCCAGGTTGCCTGATCACAACTTCTTTGGATAAAAGTGTACGGATATCAAGTCCTACAAACCCTCCAAAGCTCCTTACTTCTCTAAATTCCACATACGGTGAAATAGCCAGT ATGGATTACTTGAACGAGGTACTAGCTATATCAGGTACGGACGGGATACAAATCTGGAGACCTAAAAGCAGAGTATAG
- the LOC107224894 gene encoding F-box/WD repeat-containing protein 9 isoform X4, with product MLAPCTANDDDNGLFWKLSCSAIERQNLLWGKEQGETMEKLSLHNIHYSTIDSIILLNKGNVCVSGARDRSLVYSVLPNKGCENPISKTTNNAHDGWIWDLTALDDNIYSCSWDRTIKSWKLSDTGLIPLNIYEMKVTAPLLCVTSSLHLGLFACGSYCKTVLVYDPRSRSQVATYQPHQRAIVRLAMNSNYILTASEDKTLSIWDHRSRKTVKTIKISNENFPMSISMQKSTVYAGDNGGKLHVLDSSKDLELVKSYETGHTKAITGVYQTPGCLITTSLDKSVRISSPTNPPKLLTSLNSTYGEIASMDYLNEVLAISGTDGIQIWRPKSRV from the exons ATGCTAGCGCCTTGCACGGCCAATG ATGATGACAATGGACTGTTTTGGAAGCTTTCCTGCAGTGCGATTGAGCGACAAAATTTGCTGTGGGGTAAAGAGCAGGGAGAAACAATGGAGAAATTATCACTGCataatattcattattcaacCATAGATAGTATCATACTCTTAAAT aaAGGAAATGTCTGTGTCTCTGGAGCAAGAGACCGGTCCCTCGTGTATTCAGTCTTGCCAAACAAAGGATGTGAGAATCCCATATCAAAGACCACGAACAATGCCCACGATGGATGGATTTGGGATTTGACTGCCCTAGACGATAACATCTATAGCTGTAGCTGGGATCGAACCATCAAATCTTGGAAACTCTCGGATACTGGGCTTATTCCGCTGAACATTTATGAGAT GAAGGTTACTGCACCCCTGTTGTGTGTGACGTCATCCCTACATTTGGGTTTGTTCGCATGTGGATCATACTGTAAAACAGTTTTGGTATACGATCCACGATCCCGGTCACAAGTAGCCACATACCAACCGCATCAGCGAGCCATTGTCAGACTAGCCATGAATTCTAATTATATTCTCACCGCTAGCGAGGACAAAACACTATCTATTTGGGATCATAGGAGCAGAAAAACAGTGAAAACTATCAAA ATATCCAACGAGAATTTTCCCATGAGTATTTCAATGCAGAAGAGTACTGTTTATGCAGGAGATAATGGAGGGAAATTGCACGTTCTTGATTCGAGCAAAGATTTAGAACTGGTAAAAAGCTACGAGACTGGACACACAAAGGCCATTACTGGAGTGTATCAGACTCCAGGTTGCCTGATCACAACTTCTTTGGATAAAAGTGTACGGATATCAAGTCCTACAAACCCTCCAAAGCTCCTTACTTCTCTAAATTCCACATACGGTGAAATAGCCAGT ATGGATTACTTGAACGAGGTACTAGCTATATCAGGTACGGACGGGATACAAATCTGGAGACCTAAAAGCAGAGTATAG
- the LOC107224894 gene encoding F-box/WD repeat-containing protein 9 isoform X3 has product MLAPCTANGYYDDNGLFWKLSCSAIERQNLLWGKEQGETMEKLSLHNIHYSTIDSIILLNKGNVCVSGARDRSLVYSVLPNKGCENPISKTTNNAHDGWIWDLTALDDNIYSCSWDRTIKSWKLSDTGLIPLNIYEMKVTAPLLCVTSSLHLGLFACGSYCKTVLVYDPRSRSQVATYQPHQRAIVRLAMNSNYILTASEDKTLSIWDHRSRKTVKTIKISNENFPMSISMQKSTVYAGDNGGKLHVLDSSKDLELVKSYETGHTKAITGVYQTPGCLITTSLDKSVRISSPTNPPKLLTSLNSTYGEIASMDYLNEVLAISGTDGIQIWRPKSRV; this is encoded by the exons ATGCTAGCGCCTTGCACGGCCAATGGTTact ATGATGACAATGGACTGTTTTGGAAGCTTTCCTGCAGTGCGATTGAGCGACAAAATTTGCTGTGGGGTAAAGAGCAGGGAGAAACAATGGAGAAATTATCACTGCataatattcattattcaacCATAGATAGTATCATACTCTTAAAT aaAGGAAATGTCTGTGTCTCTGGAGCAAGAGACCGGTCCCTCGTGTATTCAGTCTTGCCAAACAAAGGATGTGAGAATCCCATATCAAAGACCACGAACAATGCCCACGATGGATGGATTTGGGATTTGACTGCCCTAGACGATAACATCTATAGCTGTAGCTGGGATCGAACCATCAAATCTTGGAAACTCTCGGATACTGGGCTTATTCCGCTGAACATTTATGAGAT GAAGGTTACTGCACCCCTGTTGTGTGTGACGTCATCCCTACATTTGGGTTTGTTCGCATGTGGATCATACTGTAAAACAGTTTTGGTATACGATCCACGATCCCGGTCACAAGTAGCCACATACCAACCGCATCAGCGAGCCATTGTCAGACTAGCCATGAATTCTAATTATATTCTCACCGCTAGCGAGGACAAAACACTATCTATTTGGGATCATAGGAGCAGAAAAACAGTGAAAACTATCAAA ATATCCAACGAGAATTTTCCCATGAGTATTTCAATGCAGAAGAGTACTGTTTATGCAGGAGATAATGGAGGGAAATTGCACGTTCTTGATTCGAGCAAAGATTTAGAACTGGTAAAAAGCTACGAGACTGGACACACAAAGGCCATTACTGGAGTGTATCAGACTCCAGGTTGCCTGATCACAACTTCTTTGGATAAAAGTGTACGGATATCAAGTCCTACAAACCCTCCAAAGCTCCTTACTTCTCTAAATTCCACATACGGTGAAATAGCCAGT ATGGATTACTTGAACGAGGTACTAGCTATATCAGGTACGGACGGGATACAAATCTGGAGACCTAAAAGCAGAGTATAG
- the LOC107224894 gene encoding F-box/WD repeat-containing protein 9 isoform X2, giving the protein MWKARINQIWPHCGYPILPSDDDNGLFWKLSCSAIERQNLLWGKEQGETMEKLSLHNIHYSTIDSIILLNKGNVCVSGARDRSLVYSVLPNKGCENPISKTTNNAHDGWIWDLTALDDNIYSCSWDRTIKSWKLSDTGLIPLNIYEMKVTAPLLCVTSSLHLGLFACGSYCKTVLVYDPRSRSQVATYQPHQRAIVRLAMNSNYILTASEDKTLSIWDHRSRKTVKTIKISNENFPMSISMQKSTVYAGDNGGKLHVLDSSKDLELVKSYETGHTKAITGVYQTPGCLITTSLDKSVRISSPTNPPKLLTSLNSTYGEIASMDYLNEVLAISGTDGIQIWRPKSRV; this is encoded by the exons ATGTGGAAAGCACGAATCAATCAGATTTGGCCACACTGTGGTTATCCTATCCTGCCTTCCG ATGATGACAATGGACTGTTTTGGAAGCTTTCCTGCAGTGCGATTGAGCGACAAAATTTGCTGTGGGGTAAAGAGCAGGGAGAAACAATGGAGAAATTATCACTGCataatattcattattcaacCATAGATAGTATCATACTCTTAAAT aaAGGAAATGTCTGTGTCTCTGGAGCAAGAGACCGGTCCCTCGTGTATTCAGTCTTGCCAAACAAAGGATGTGAGAATCCCATATCAAAGACCACGAACAATGCCCACGATGGATGGATTTGGGATTTGACTGCCCTAGACGATAACATCTATAGCTGTAGCTGGGATCGAACCATCAAATCTTGGAAACTCTCGGATACTGGGCTTATTCCGCTGAACATTTATGAGAT GAAGGTTACTGCACCCCTGTTGTGTGTGACGTCATCCCTACATTTGGGTTTGTTCGCATGTGGATCATACTGTAAAACAGTTTTGGTATACGATCCACGATCCCGGTCACAAGTAGCCACATACCAACCGCATCAGCGAGCCATTGTCAGACTAGCCATGAATTCTAATTATATTCTCACCGCTAGCGAGGACAAAACACTATCTATTTGGGATCATAGGAGCAGAAAAACAGTGAAAACTATCAAA ATATCCAACGAGAATTTTCCCATGAGTATTTCAATGCAGAAGAGTACTGTTTATGCAGGAGATAATGGAGGGAAATTGCACGTTCTTGATTCGAGCAAAGATTTAGAACTGGTAAAAAGCTACGAGACTGGACACACAAAGGCCATTACTGGAGTGTATCAGACTCCAGGTTGCCTGATCACAACTTCTTTGGATAAAAGTGTACGGATATCAAGTCCTACAAACCCTCCAAAGCTCCTTACTTCTCTAAATTCCACATACGGTGAAATAGCCAGT ATGGATTACTTGAACGAGGTACTAGCTATATCAGGTACGGACGGGATACAAATCTGGAGACCTAAAAGCAGAGTATAG